The following are from one region of the Methanorbis furvi genome:
- a CDS encoding 4Fe-4S dicluster domain-containing protein: MKMLKTILKQFVHKPVTTTFPAEPAKRYAVTRGHVMFDPSKCTSCGICMKRCPSQAVTVDRAAKLWTIDLFRCVICGQCTELCKFDALSLDPAYSSSARPDERGVETYEITYVKPEKPKKDSEIGE, encoded by the coding sequence ATGAAGATGCTGAAAACGATTCTGAAGCAGTTTGTGCATAAGCCTGTCACGACAACGTTTCCCGCAGAGCCTGCAAAACGTTATGCTGTCACCCGCGGTCATGTGATGTTTGATCCGTCAAAGTGTACGTCATGCGGTATCTGCATGAAGCGCTGTCCGTCGCAGGCGGTCACGGTTGATCGTGCAGCGAAGCTGTGGACGATCGATCTGTTCCGCTGTGTTATCTGCGGTCAGTGCACTGAGCTGTGCAAGTTCGATGCTCTGTCTCTTGATCCTGCTTATTCGTCGTCCGCCCGGCCCGATGAGCGTGGAGTGGAGACGTACGAGATTACGTACGTGAAGCCGGAGAAACCGAAGAAGGATTCTGAGATCGGGGAATAA